Below is a genomic region from Campylobacter geochelonis.
AAAGAGCTTGATAGACTCGGCTTTTCGTTCTCTAAAAACAGGATGCTTGCTACTTCAGATCCACTTTATACTAAATTTGAGCAAGAGTTTTTTATAAAACTTTACGAGCATGGGCTTATATATAGAAAAAGCGCTGTTGTAAACTGGTGTGAAAACGACCAAACGGTTTTGGCAAATGAACAAGTTGAAGATGGCAAGTGCTGGAGGTGTGGACATGAAGTCGTGCAAAAAGAGATGCCAGGGTATTATCTTAAAATCACATCTTACGCGCAAGAGCTTTTAGATGAGTTAAAAGGCTTAGAGGGGCATTGGCCACAACAAGTTATAACTATGCAAGAAAACTGGATAGGAAGAAGCTTTGGACTTGAGTTTAGTTTTAAATTCGATGATAAAAGCAAAGAAGTCTTAGATGGAATTCCTGGATTTAGCGTATTTACAACTCGCCCTGATACGATATATGGTATGAGTTATGCAGCAGTTGCACCAGAGCATAATGTCGTTAAAAAGCTACTTAGCAAAAACTATCTTGACGAAGAGACAAAAACTAAACTTAAGAATATCTTAAACCAAAGTCCACGCGAGCGACAAGCAAGTGATAAAGATGGTGTGTTTTTAAATTTATATGTAATTCACCCATTAACTGGTAAAAAAATTCCAGTTTGGATGGCAAATTTTGTTTTAGCTGAGTATGGTGGAGGCGCTGTTATGGCAGTTCCTGCGCATGATGAGAGGGATTATGAGTTTGCAAAGAAATTTAACCTTAACATTATTCAAAGTATAGTTTCAAAAGATGGAGTTGCAAATTTAGAAAACGAAGCCTACACACAACCTGGAATTTTAGTAAATTCAGATGAGTTTAACGGACTTGATAACGAAGATGCAAAGCTTAAAATCATAGAGAAATTTGAAGAGAAAAAACTTGGAAAAAGGGTTGTAAATTTTAAACTTCGCGATTGGGGTGTGAGTCGCCAGAGGTATTGGGGCGCACCTATTCCGATGATTCATTGTGATAAGTGCGGTTTGGTTGGCGAAAGTTTTAAAAACCTACCAGTAACGCTTCCTGATGATATAGAGATAACTGGAGAGGGAAATCCGCTTGAAAAGCATCCAACTTGGAAAAACTGTATATGCCCAAAATGCGGTCGCCCAGCAGTAAGAGAGACAGATACTCTTGATACATTTTTTGAGTCAAGCTGGTATTTTGCTCGTTTTGCAAGCGATGAAAAAACGTGGCAAGAGAAGGCTTTTGATGAAAAAAGTGTGAATTACTGGATGAATGTCGATCAATACATCGGCGGAATCGAACATGCGATTTTACACCTTCTTTATGCTAGGTTTTTTCAAAAAGCGCTTAGAGATATCGGGTATTTAAGAGATAGCGAACCGTTTGCAAATTTGCTAACTCAAGGCATGGTTTTAAAAGATGGCGCTAAGATGAGTAAGTCAAAAGGAAATGTTGTAGATCCTGATGATATCATAGAAAAATATGGCGCTGATACAGCTAGACTTTTCATACTTTTTGCAGCTCCTCCACAAAAAGAGCTTGAGTGGAATGATAGCGCGGTTGAGGGAGCTTATAAGTTTTTAAACAGACTTTATGATAGAAGTGAAAATGTCATAAAAACTACAAAAATTCCAACTTTTGAGCATGAAAAACTAAGCAAAGAGCAAAAATACGCACGCCTTAAAGTCTATGAAGCACTTAAAAAATCTTATGATGTTTATAAAGAGACATTTGCATTTAACACACTAATAGCAGCTTGTATGGAAGCGCTTAATGCACTTAATGCGCAAGATAGCAAAGAGGTTTTAACTGAGGGATATTTTGTTATACTAAATTTACTAGAACCAATCGTTCCTCACCTTGCAAATGAGCTTAGCGAGAACCTTTTTAAAAGAGAGAATTTTAAAACTCTAAAAATGTGCGAAGAGGTTTTTGCAAAAGATAGTCTAAATTTAGCCATCACAGTAAATGGCAAAAGAAGAGGCGAGTTTGAGATAGATATAAATGCAAGTGAGGCTGAAATTTTAGCAGCTGCTAAGAAAAATGTAGAAAAATGGATAGGTGGCAAAGAGCTTGTTAAAGAGATTTATGTCAAAGAGAAGCTTGTAAATTTGGTTGTTAAATAAGGATAAGAGATATGAGGCGAATTTTAGCGATTGTTTTTGTGATTTTTGTTGTTGGGTGCGGGTATAGACCAGTTGCTAGAGTGGCTGATAGTATTTTAGCTGATAGCGTTTTTGTTGATGTTGTGATGAGTAAAACCGACCCGCAAAATACAGTTGCGATAAAAGATGCCGTTAGAGAGGGCATAGTTTCTAGACTTCATAGAAGACTTGCCCCAAAACAAAGCGCACAAAGCTATATAATCGCCTCTATAAAATCTCTTAGCTTTACTGCGCTAACATACGATCAATACGGTTATATAACAAGTTACCGTGCAAATTTAACTATAAATTTCCAAACTAAACTAAAAGATGGAAGCGTTGTGAATTTAAGCGGAAGTGGAGATCATGACTTTAGGGTAACTAGACTTGTAAAAAGTAGCCGTGACACAAGTAGTGTTATCAGCGATAAAGATAGATATGATGCGATACAAAATGCCTCCACGCAAGCATTTGATGAGTTTGTCGCAGCACTTAGTGTAAAAGCTATGCAAAAAGAAAAATTAGACGAGCATTAAATTTGAAGTTAGATGAGTTTTTGCAAAACAAGCCGTTGTATTATGCAACGATTGATTATGATAGAATGCCGCGCGCTTTTAAAAGCATAAAAGATAAGCTAAGTTTAAAGCCTATTATCCACATTGTTGGCACAAACGGCAAGGGAAGTACTGGGCGGTTTTTAGCTCAGTTAATTGAAAATTTGGGCTTTAGCGTTGGACACTATACATCTCCGCATATTTTTAAATTTAACGAGCGATTTTATCTAAACGGACACGATGCGAGCGATGATGAGCTTGAAAATGCTCATGAAATTTTACAAAATTTATTAAATGATGAGTTTAAAAACTCGCTTTCATACTTTGAGTATGCGACATTTTTAGCTGCGGTTCTTTTTAAAAATTGCGATTATGTTATCTTTGAAGCTGGTATGGGAGCGCAGTTTGATGCGACAAATGTTTTTGAAAAACGCCTATCTCTTTTTACTCCAATCGGACTTGATCACACCGATATGCTTGGCAAAAATATTGAAGAGATAAGCTATACAAAACTTATAAGTATGGATAAAATGGCTATTTTAAACGATAGTATGAATGAAATTTCAGTTAGTATCGCAAAAGATATAGCAGTGAAAAAAGGAACAAATTTAAAATTTGCAAAAGATGTTTTAGATAGTAAAGATATAGAAGATATCAAAAAATATGGGGTTAAATTTAGCCTTGCGAATTTTCAAATTTCAAATTTATCCCTTAGCACAGCAGCGCTAAAATCGCTAAATTTAAAACCTAAATTTGATGGTTTAAAAAGGCTAAATTTAGTTGGACGCATTCAAAAAATAACTCCAAATTTAACCATAGATGTCGGACACAACGAGCTAGCTGCACAAAACATTTTAAAAGAATTTGATGGCAAAAAAGTAGTTTTGATTTACAACGCCTTTTTAGATAAAGACTACAAAGCTGTTTTAAAAACTCTTAAACCGATTATAAAAAGGGTTGAAATTTATACCTATAAAAGCACTCAAAGAAAGCTAGCTACCGAGTTTTTAGAAGATATGCTTTTAAAAGAGGGGATAGAATTTACTAAATTTAAAAAATTGCACGAAAATCAAAACTATCTCTTGTTTGGCTCTTTTATGCTTGTAGAGGAGTTTTTAAGGAGAGAGCTTGGTAAAGAAAACTTATGTTAGGCTTATCGATGAAGATGGAACGAAAAGCTACGAATTTTCTCAAAATTTTAGAAGAAATTTAAAACTATTCTCCTTTTTTGGACTTTTTTTATTTTGTGCGTTAGTGATAGTTATCTTCTTTTTTTATAGACAAAATGCAAATTTAAAAGAGCTTTCAAAAAAATTATATATACAAAATACAGAGTTAGTTCGCCAAAGCAGCAAACTTTTAGAAGATAAAAATGAACTTTTAAAGCAAAATGATGTAAATGATGAGATGGTAAGTGATCTTAAAATCGCACTTGCTCTTGGAAATGTTTCAAATTCTTTAAAAGAAAGCGATGAAGATACGGATAAAATCGTGCTTGAAGATAGCTTGCAAAAGCAGTTTTTGCGTAGCGTGCCAAATGGTTGGCCGATTTTAAACAAGGGCGTAACTGATAACTATGGTATGAGAGTTCATCCCATTAGCAAAAGTGAACTTTTCCATCATGGTATCGACTTAAGAGCTAAAGAGGGAACGCCCATTTATGCGACAGCAGATGGTTTTGTCGAGTATGCGACAAACTCTTCAAGCGGATATGGATATCTTGTTATCATTTCGCATAATTTTGGGTTTAAAACCAGATATGGACATATGCTAAACAAAGATGTTGTCAAAGTCGGTCAGTGGGTAAAAAGAGGCGAGCTTATAGGATATAGCGGAAACACGGGCTATAGCACAGGTCCTCATCTTCACTACGAAGTGCGGTTTTTAGAGCGCACGCTAGATCCGATAAATTTTATAAATTTTGATAATATTTTTATAAACGAAAGAAAAATCCCATGGCAAGGGCTTTTAAAGGCTATTGCTGAATTTAATAGCTAAATTTAAGTATAAATTTAAAAATCAAATATGAGTTAATAGAAAGATTTTAGAGTATGCAAGCAGAAATTTATGAGTATTTTTTAAAAAACCAAAAAGATATCTTAGTATCAAAAGATGACAAAGAGGCAGCGCAGTTTGCAGACGCAGCAACTTTAGCCGGAAAAGAAGTCTATGTTTTGCCTGATTTTAGAGCAGTTTATGGCGATGATTTGCGAAGTTATTACGATGAGCTTTTAAACATAAGCAAAGAGTTGAATAAATTTTATAAAAGCAAAAGCAAAAACAAACTTATAATTAGCCCAGTAAAAACGCTTCTTCACAAGCTTCCTGGAAAAAAACATCTCCAAAGCAAAACGATAAATTTCGCCGATAAGCTAAATTTAAGCGAGTTTAAAGATGAAATAGTGCGTTTTGGTTATGAGGTGGTTGATATCGTTGAGCTAAGTGGCGAGGTGAGTTTTCGTGGCGAGATAATCGACATTTTCCCAGTTGGAAGCGAGAGTGCATTTAGAATTTTACTTGATGATAATGAAGTTGAGAGCATAAGAAGCTTTGATGTGACAACGCAACTAAGCGAAAAAATCGAGCTAGAAAGCCTTGAAATCGTTCCATTTATCGCCTCGCTAAACAAAGAAGAGTTTGAAAAAGCTAGCCAAAAGATACAAAATTTACAAAGCGATGCTTTGATAAGCGATTTAAACTCGCTTGGATTTTGGGCGGTTGATGACTTTGTTGATTATCTTAGTGAGTTTAGCGCTGTTAGTTTGTATAAATTTGATGATGAAGAGTTCAAAGAGAGCTTTGAGTATTTAAAAAATATAGAAATTTTGCCACAAGCGACTAAATTTAAAGACTTAAGCGCTACTTTTTCTAATGAGTTTTTAGCATTTCATAAAAACAAAAAGATAAAAATTCTAGCTAGAAACAGCTCGATTTTTGCTAGTTTAAATATAGAAAAAACTCCAAATTTAGAGTTTGTTTTAAGCCCTTTGATACTAAATTTAATAAGTCGCGATGAAGTTATCATCTCGCTAAACAAGCCACTTTCTAAAAAAAGGCATAAAAAATCAAGTATAGTCATAGATGAGCTAAAAGTTGGGGATTATGTTGTTCACTCTGAGTATGGCATAGGCAAATTTATAGGGCTTGAGTTAGCGCGCGTTATGGGCGCACAGCGCGAGTTTGTCGCAATAGCATATCAAAACAACGATAAACTTCTTTTGCCAGTTGAAAATTTAAATATGATAGATAGATACATCGCAAACGCCGAAGTTGCCGCGCTTGATAGGCTTGGAAAGGGAAGCTTTGCTAAGATTAAAGAAAAAGTTAGAGAAAAACTCTTTGCTATCGCTTCGCGCATTATCGAAATGGCGGCGCAAAGAGAGCTAGTTGAGGGCAAAAGTCTAGCGTCAAACTCAAACGAATATGCTAAATTTATATCTCATGCTGGATTTGAGTATACAAAAGATCAAGCACGAAGCATAGAAGATATCCAAAATGAGCTAAAAAGCGGCAAGGTTATGGATAGGCTTTTAAGTGGAGATGTTGGTTTTGGCAAGACTGAAGTTGCAATGAATGCTATATTTACCGCGGTAAAAAGCGGCTATCAAGCTTTGTTTTTTGTCCCAACAACCTTACTTAGCTCACAACACTACAAGAGTTTAAAAGAGCGTTTTCGTGAGTTTGAAATTCCAGTTTTTAGGCTTGATAGATTTAGCACAACTGCTGGAAAAAACGCTCTTAAAAAAGCGTTGTTTGATGGTACGCCATTAGTTTGTGTTGGGACTCACGCGCTTTTAGGATTAGAGGCTAAAAATATAGGCTTGATTGTAATCGATGAAGAGCATAAATTTGGTGTTAAACAAAAAGAAAAGCTAAAGGAAATCTCTTCAAATTCGCACGTTTTAAGCATGAGCGCAACCCCAATCCCAAGAAGTTTAAATATGGCATTAAGTTCTATTA
It encodes:
- the leuS gene encoding leucine--tRNA ligase, which produces MSYNSSEIELKWQKIWADSGEFEPKDNYNLPKKYILSMFPYPSGRIHMGHVRNYSIGDARARYFRKEGFNVLHPIGFDSFGMPAENAAIKHKVHPKKWTYENIDYMVKELDRLGFSFSKNRMLATSDPLYTKFEQEFFIKLYEHGLIYRKSAVVNWCENDQTVLANEQVEDGKCWRCGHEVVQKEMPGYYLKITSYAQELLDELKGLEGHWPQQVITMQENWIGRSFGLEFSFKFDDKSKEVLDGIPGFSVFTTRPDTIYGMSYAAVAPEHNVVKKLLSKNYLDEETKTKLKNILNQSPRERQASDKDGVFLNLYVIHPLTGKKIPVWMANFVLAEYGGGAVMAVPAHDERDYEFAKKFNLNIIQSIVSKDGVANLENEAYTQPGILVNSDEFNGLDNEDAKLKIIEKFEEKKLGKRVVNFKLRDWGVSRQRYWGAPIPMIHCDKCGLVGESFKNLPVTLPDDIEITGEGNPLEKHPTWKNCICPKCGRPAVRETDTLDTFFESSWYFARFASDEKTWQEKAFDEKSVNYWMNVDQYIGGIEHAILHLLYARFFQKALRDIGYLRDSEPFANLLTQGMVLKDGAKMSKSKGNVVDPDDIIEKYGADTARLFILFAAPPQKELEWNDSAVEGAYKFLNRLYDRSENVIKTTKIPTFEHEKLSKEQKYARLKVYEALKKSYDVYKETFAFNTLIAACMEALNALNAQDSKEVLTEGYFVILNLLEPIVPHLANELSENLFKRENFKTLKMCEEVFAKDSLNLAITVNGKRRGEFEIDINASEAEILAAAKKNVEKWIGGKELVKEIYVKEKLVNLVVK
- the lptE gene encoding LPS assembly lipoprotein LptE, which produces MRRILAIVFVIFVVGCGYRPVARVADSILADSVFVDVVMSKTDPQNTVAIKDAVREGIVSRLHRRLAPKQSAQSYIIASIKSLSFTALTYDQYGYITSYRANLTINFQTKLKDGSVVNLSGSGDHDFRVTRLVKSSRDTSSVISDKDRYDAIQNASTQAFDEFVAALSVKAMQKEKLDEH
- a CDS encoding Mur ligase family protein; this translates as MPRAFKSIKDKLSLKPIIHIVGTNGKGSTGRFLAQLIENLGFSVGHYTSPHIFKFNERFYLNGHDASDDELENAHEILQNLLNDEFKNSLSYFEYATFLAAVLFKNCDYVIFEAGMGAQFDATNVFEKRLSLFTPIGLDHTDMLGKNIEEISYTKLISMDKMAILNDSMNEISVSIAKDIAVKKGTNLKFAKDVLDSKDIEDIKKYGVKFSLANFQISNLSLSTAALKSLNLKPKFDGLKRLNLVGRIQKITPNLTIDVGHNELAAQNILKEFDGKKVVLIYNAFLDKDYKAVLKTLKPIIKRVEIYTYKSTQRKLATEFLEDMLLKEGIEFTKFKKLHENQNYLLFGSFMLVEEFLRRELGKENLC
- a CDS encoding M23 family metallopeptidase codes for the protein MVKKTYVRLIDEDGTKSYEFSQNFRRNLKLFSFFGLFLFCALVIVIFFFYRQNANLKELSKKLYIQNTELVRQSSKLLEDKNELLKQNDVNDEMVSDLKIALALGNVSNSLKESDEDTDKIVLEDSLQKQFLRSVPNGWPILNKGVTDNYGMRVHPISKSELFHHGIDLRAKEGTPIYATADGFVEYATNSSSGYGYLVIISHNFGFKTRYGHMLNKDVVKVGQWVKRGELIGYSGNTGYSTGPHLHYEVRFLERTLDPINFINFDNIFINERKIPWQGLLKAIAEFNS
- a CDS encoding DEAD/DEAH box helicase — translated: MQAEIYEYFLKNQKDILVSKDDKEAAQFADAATLAGKEVYVLPDFRAVYGDDLRSYYDELLNISKELNKFYKSKSKNKLIISPVKTLLHKLPGKKHLQSKTINFADKLNLSEFKDEIVRFGYEVVDIVELSGEVSFRGEIIDIFPVGSESAFRILLDDNEVESIRSFDVTTQLSEKIELESLEIVPFIASLNKEEFEKASQKIQNLQSDALISDLNSLGFWAVDDFVDYLSEFSAVSLYKFDDEEFKESFEYLKNIEILPQATKFKDLSATFSNEFLAFHKNKKIKILARNSSIFASLNIEKTPNLEFVLSPLILNLISRDEVIISLNKPLSKKRHKKSSIVIDELKVGDYVVHSEYGIGKFIGLELARVMGAQREFVAIAYQNNDKLLLPVENLNMIDRYIANAEVAALDRLGKGSFAKIKEKVREKLFAIASRIIEMAAQRELVEGKSLASNSNEYAKFISHAGFEYTKDQARSIEDIQNELKSGKVMDRLLSGDVGFGKTEVAMNAIFTAVKSGYQALFFVPTTLLSSQHYKSLKERFREFEIPVFRLDRFSTTAGKNALKKALFDGTPLVCVGTHALLGLEAKNIGLIVIDEEHKFGVKQKEKLKEISSNSHVLSMSATPIPRSLNMALSSIKTYSTLLTPPKDRQDVKTLVKEWDEKVVKEAILRELRRGGQIFYVHNHIASMQGVEKELLQILPNLRILTLHSKIDQKITEEEVMKFLNKEYDLLLCTSIVESGIHMPNVNTIIVNSANKFGIADLHQLRGRVGRSDRQAYCYFLIEDKNALNKDSLKRLVALESNSFLGSGSVLAYHDLEIRGGGNLVGEAQSGHIEAIGYSLYLRMLEDEINALLNKKANVINNVDMRLNVTAFLNSDYIKEDRLRLELYRRLSKCKDAPSVYEVASEMEDRFGKFDIYTKQFVDVMLIKVMAQNLGIKAISNYEMNISLTKQNDEKIVLKSRSKDDDDILAEILAYLRKESK